The following are encoded together in the Pedobacter sp. D749 genome:
- a CDS encoding dihydroorotase: MNLLVKNVTIADPQSKFNNQQCDVRVENGKIKNIGKLTADKNETVFDAQGAFLTPGFFDLNCVAGDPGFETKEDIQTLTATAKAGGFTGLALLPQTSPVVQSKSQVEYIINKAKNNLVDVLPVGAISQNREAKELAELFDMQQAGAVAFSDGDKALQDDGFMSRALQYAKGFDALLMVYPENKSIAGKSQINESKNSVLLGMKGLPALAEEMHIARDIFLASYNETKIHISNISTAGAVALIRRAKKDGVQVSCDVTAHHLVFTEELLSDFDSNYKVKPPLRGKADVKALIAGLKDGTIDAITSQHRPEEIEFKNVEFEIAHYGIIALQTVLPLLLKAGLDVALIAEKLAINPRKLLNLAVPVIEEGSEANFTVFNIAEKWLYNSASNHSKSANSPLLGTELIGKVTLVYNNNQYWEN, translated from the coding sequence ATGAATCTCCTGGTTAAAAATGTAACCATTGCCGATCCGCAAAGTAAATTTAACAATCAACAATGCGATGTCAGGGTAGAAAATGGTAAAATTAAAAACATAGGTAAATTAACTGCCGATAAAAATGAAACCGTTTTCGATGCCCAGGGTGCTTTTTTAACACCAGGGTTTTTCGATTTAAACTGTGTAGCAGGCGATCCGGGTTTCGAAACGAAGGAAGATATTCAAACGCTAACGGCTACCGCAAAAGCAGGTGGTTTTACCGGATTGGCCTTATTGCCACAAACCAGCCCGGTTGTACAGTCAAAATCTCAGGTAGAATATATTATTAACAAGGCCAAAAACAATTTGGTTGATGTTTTGCCTGTTGGCGCCATTAGTCAAAATCGCGAAGCAAAAGAACTTGCTGAATTATTCGATATGCAACAAGCAGGCGCTGTAGCTTTCTCTGATGGAGATAAAGCTTTGCAGGATGATGGTTTTATGAGCCGCGCCTTGCAGTATGCAAAAGGTTTCGATGCGCTGTTAATGGTTTATCCTGAAAATAAATCGATCGCAGGTAAATCGCAGATTAATGAAAGTAAAAATTCTGTGTTGTTGGGGATGAAAGGCTTACCCGCACTGGCCGAAGAAATGCATATCGCACGCGATATCTTCCTGGCTTCTTACAACGAAACCAAAATCCACATCAGCAATATTTCGACTGCAGGAGCTGTGGCTTTGATCCGTAGGGCAAAGAAAGATGGTGTTCAGGTCTCATGCGATGTAACGGCACATCACCTGGTATTTACAGAAGAACTTTTAAGCGATTTTGATAGTAATTATAAGGTTAAGCCACCATTGCGTGGAAAAGCTGATGTAAAAGCATTAATTGCCGGTTTAAAAGACGGAACCATAGATGCCATTACTTCTCAGCACAGGCCAGAGGAAATCGAATTTAAAAATGTAGAGTTCGAAATTGCCCACTACGGCATTATTGCTTTACAAACCGTATTGCCTCTGTTATTAAAAGCCGGACTGGATGTCGCTCTAATTGCAGAGAAATTGGCCATTAATCCGCGTAAATTATTAAATTTAGCTGTTCCGGTAATAGAAGAAGGATCAGAAGCCAACTTTACAGTTTTTAATATAGCCGAAAAATGGTTGTATAATTCCGCCAGCAACCACTCAAAATCGGCAAATAGTCCGTTATTGGGGACCGAGCTTATCGGAAAGGTAACTTTGGTTTATAATAATAATCAGTACTGGGAGAATTAA
- a CDS encoding DUF4199 domain-containing protein: MEQQLLQEEKTPKVYEEIIKHGLILGIAMFILGIALLFLIQGADSFMTMVIVYPLILLVVFPIVVSVFLCRNLRKSIGGYWTFKQALKSIFIVFFVGWLVSFGLNLVYTKVIDTTSTEKMQNHIKEKTLAFMKNQNVDDDKLNEESAKMDEQFAKQNEFTAKSVFKNITIGISIIFVFALIFAAIFKRERPIRLEDFPTQA, translated from the coding sequence ATGGAACAACAATTACTCCAAGAAGAAAAAACACCAAAGGTTTATGAAGAAATTATTAAGCATGGTCTGATTTTAGGTATCGCGATGTTTATCTTAGGAATTGCTTTGCTTTTTCTAATTCAGGGCGCAGATTCATTTATGACGATGGTTATTGTTTATCCATTAATACTGCTGGTCGTTTTCCCAATTGTGGTTTCGGTTTTCTTATGCCGTAATCTCCGTAAAAGTATTGGAGGTTATTGGACCTTTAAACAGGCTTTAAAATCAATCTTTATTGTGTTTTTTGTAGGATGGCTAGTCTCATTTGGCTTAAATTTAGTTTATACCAAGGTAATAGACACCACATCAACTGAAAAAATGCAGAATCACATTAAAGAAAAAACACTTGCATTTATGAAAAATCAAAATGTGGATGATGATAAACTGAACGAAGAAAGTGCAAAAATGGATGAACAGTTTGCCAAGCAGAACGAATTTACGGCTAAATCTGTATTTAAAAACATTACTATCGGGATTTCGATCATTTTTGTATTTGCTTTAATTTTTGCTGCAATCTTTAAAAGAGAAAGACCGATTAGATTGGAAGATTTTCCAACTCAGGCTTAA
- a CDS encoding glycosyltransferase family 2 protein: MDISVVVPLFNEDESLPELTAWIDKVMIDNNFSYEVILVDDGSTDRSWEVIEELRSQNPAIKGIKFRRNYGKSAALNVGFEATQGNVVITMDADLQDSPDEIPELYRRIKEEKLDIISGWKKKRYDPITKTIPTKLFNAATRKMSGIELNDFNCGLKAYRSDVIKTIEVYGEMHRYIPVIAKWAGFSKIAEQVVEHRARKYGTTKFGFSRFINGFLDLLSIFFVGKFGKRPMHFFGSLGVLSFFIGIIMALYILFEKKYLIWQGLAYRDVTDQPLFYLSLVAIVVGSQMFLAGFIAELLSRNAPERNQYLIEKELK; this comes from the coding sequence ATGGATATATCAGTTGTAGTACCCTTATTTAATGAAGATGAATCTTTGCCGGAATTAACGGCCTGGATTGATAAAGTGATGATTGATAATAATTTCAGCTATGAGGTTATTTTGGTTGATGATGGTAGTACCGATAGATCCTGGGAGGTAATTGAAGAATTAAGATCTCAAAATCCTGCCATAAAAGGCATTAAGTTTAGAAGAAATTACGGTAAATCTGCAGCATTGAACGTTGGATTCGAAGCCACGCAAGGCAATGTTGTAATTACAATGGATGCCGATTTACAGGATAGTCCGGATGAAATCCCTGAATTATACCGTCGCATAAAAGAAGAAAAGCTTGATATCATTTCAGGCTGGAAGAAAAAACGTTACGATCCGATTACCAAAACAATCCCGACCAAACTCTTCAACGCAGCTACCCGCAAAATGAGCGGTATAGAACTGAATGATTTTAACTGTGGCTTAAAAGCTTACCGGAGCGATGTAATCAAAACCATTGAAGTTTACGGCGAGATGCACCGGTATATTCCGGTAATTGCTAAATGGGCCGGATTTAGTAAAATAGCCGAGCAGGTGGTAGAACACCGTGCACGTAAATATGGTACAACAAAATTTGGTTTCAGCAGGTTTATCAACGGCTTTTTAGATTTACTTTCTATTTTCTTTGTGGGTAAATTCGGCAAACGTCCAATGCACTTTTTTGGTTCGCTGGGCGTATTGAGTTTCTTTATCGGTATCATTATGGCTTTATACATTTTATTCGAAAAGAAATATTTGATATGGCAGGGCCTGGCTTATCGTGATGTAACCGATCAGCCTTTGTTTTACTTATCGCTGGTTGCCATTGTGGTCGGTTCGCAGATGTTCCTGGCAGGCTTTATTGCAGAGTTATTATCGCGTAACGCACCAGAAAGAAACCAATACCTAATAGAAAAAGAACTTAAGTAA
- a CDS encoding BatA domain-containing protein — translation MNFLYPGFLFALLSVAIPVIIHLFNFRKFKKVYFSNVQLLKEVEQQNSSKEKLKNLLILLSRILAIIFLVLAFAQPYIPAHNQKKTSLKNIVSIYIDNSYSMEAVNKDGNLLDEAKRRAKEQIKGFGINDRFQLLTNDFEGKHQRLLNEEAFLKALDDVKISAANRNLQQILNRQSNVLTGGENKYSFLISDFQKNISSIKKLETKADIQYSFLKLNANTLPNVAVDSVWTLSPNHQPGANERLVIQLKNYSEEEAKNIPLKLSINNQQKGLGAVTIPAGKTIKDTLDFSGLNAGWQKGIVSIKDFPVTFDDTLSFSFKVDQSFPVLSINGSDAGNYIKALFAADAYYKLTENTESNISYSNFANYGLIVLNGLKNPSTGLAQQLKNYLNAGGTVVLFPNLDADIQGYNSFLSALSLPTIQSLNTTATKVDHIDLQNPIFKTVFEEIPKNLDLPSVSRYYSFIEKNTSNKEDIMLLPGRKPFFSKYIVGNGQVYLSASGLNTSDGNLSKHPVFVPLIYRLALSGGNELPLYYNIGNDNTLASKKISLGKNQNLKITAEHFEAIPEIRQANGKTLIYIADQIKNAGFYNLKLTDSLLAVYSFNNGRTESDMHYLSKTELEQLAGKSNLKIFDTDKDAVKLIAGDNKIGQTLWKLCLILSLIFIAAEILLIRFFNNTKKTI, via the coding sequence ATGAATTTCCTTTATCCGGGCTTTCTTTTTGCACTATTATCGGTTGCCATCCCGGTTATCATTCATTTATTCAATTTCAGGAAATTTAAAAAAGTCTATTTCTCTAACGTTCAGCTTTTAAAAGAAGTAGAGCAACAAAATTCATCGAAAGAAAAGCTTAAAAACCTGCTCATTCTCTTATCGCGGATTTTGGCGATCATCTTTTTGGTGCTGGCATTTGCTCAACCATACATTCCGGCGCACAATCAAAAAAAGACTTCTTTAAAGAATATTGTAAGTATTTATATTGATAATTCTTACAGCATGGAAGCCGTTAATAAAGATGGCAATCTGCTCGACGAAGCCAAACGCAGGGCAAAAGAACAGATTAAAGGTTTCGGTATTAACGATCGTTTTCAGCTTTTAACGAATGATTTCGAAGGGAAACACCAACGCTTGTTAAATGAGGAAGCATTTTTAAAGGCACTGGATGATGTAAAAATCTCGGCTGCCAACCGCAATCTCCAGCAGATCTTAAACAGGCAGAGCAATGTTTTAACCGGAGGCGAAAATAAATACAGCTTTCTAATTTCTGATTTTCAGAAAAATATTTCATCCATAAAAAAACTCGAAACCAAAGCCGATATTCAGTATTCATTTTTGAAATTGAATGCCAATACCTTACCCAATGTTGCAGTAGATAGCGTTTGGACACTTTCTCCAAACCACCAGCCTGGCGCGAATGAGCGTTTGGTGATACAGCTAAAAAATTATTCAGAAGAAGAAGCAAAAAATATCCCGCTAAAATTAAGCATCAACAACCAGCAAAAGGGATTGGGTGCCGTAACCATTCCTGCAGGTAAAACTATTAAGGATACCCTAGATTTCTCAGGACTTAATGCAGGTTGGCAAAAAGGGATTGTGAGCATCAAAGATTTTCCGGTAACTTTTGATGATACACTATCTTTCAGTTTTAAAGTAGATCAAAGTTTTCCGGTTTTAAGCATCAATGGATCTGATGCTGGGAATTATATTAAAGCATTATTCGCAGCCGATGCTTATTATAAACTTACCGAAAACACCGAGAGTAATATAAGCTATAGCAATTTTGCCAATTATGGTTTGATTGTATTGAATGGATTGAAAAACCCTTCAACCGGTTTGGCGCAACAACTTAAAAATTATCTCAATGCGGGTGGCACAGTAGTGCTTTTTCCTAATCTCGATGCCGATATCCAGGGATACAACTCATTTTTAAGTGCATTATCGCTTCCAACAATCCAGTCGCTCAATACCACAGCTACAAAAGTTGATCATATTGATCTGCAAAATCCAATTTTTAAAACTGTTTTCGAAGAAATTCCCAAAAATCTGGATCTTCCCTCAGTTTCCCGTTATTATTCTTTTATAGAGAAAAATACATCCAATAAAGAAGATATTATGTTGCTGCCGGGCAGAAAACCATTTTTCTCTAAATATATTGTAGGTAACGGACAGGTCTATCTATCAGCTTCCGGATTAAATACCAGCGATGGAAATTTATCAAAGCACCCTGTTTTTGTGCCGTTAATTTATCGCTTGGCCCTAAGTGGTGGAAATGAATTGCCCCTATATTATAATATTGGCAATGATAATACACTGGCCAGTAAAAAAATCAGTTTGGGTAAAAACCAGAACTTAAAAATTACAGCCGAGCATTTTGAAGCGATCCCTGAAATCCGTCAGGCAAATGGGAAAACATTGATTTACATTGCCGATCAGATTAAAAATGCGGGCTTTTATAATCTGAAACTTACAGATTCGTTGCTTGCTGTTTATAGTTTTAACAATGGCCGAACCGAATCTGATATGCACTATCTAAGCAAAACAGAACTTGAGCAATTAGCTGGTAAAAGTAATCTGAAAATATTCGATACCGATAAAGATGCCGTTAAATTAATTGCCGGCGACAATAAAATCGGGCAGACTTTATGGAAACTTTGTCTAATTTTGTCGCTGATTTTTATTGCAGCAGAAATTTTACTTATCCGATTTTTTAACAACACAAAAAAAACAATATGA
- a CDS encoding glycosyltransferase family 2 protein gives MFFSIIIPLYNRPQEIDELLNTLTKQTYLQFEVLVIEDGSKNDAKAIVASYADKLDIKYYFKENAGQGFARNFGFERATGDYFVIFDSDCLIPANYLETVKNYLYEHHLDAYGGPDAAHDSFTPVQKAISYAMTSPFTTGGIRGNKQHVGQFHPRSFNMGVSRQAWEKVGGFILTRLGEDIEYSIRIHENGFKIGLIPDAKVYHKRRTSFGQFYKQLHFFGRARINIYKHFPKELKLIHFFPAVATVGMITTLLLNIFYPPLAYIFDFLVVLYFLLIFFHSWSVNKSLKVAFLSIISSFIQLTAYGLGFIQDLFKRVVFKQQ, from the coding sequence ATGTTTTTCTCCATCATAATCCCCCTTTACAATCGTCCACAGGAAATTGACGAATTGTTAAACACCTTAACCAAACAGACTTATTTACAGTTTGAAGTGTTGGTTATTGAAGATGGTTCGAAAAACGATGCAAAGGCAATTGTGGCTTCTTATGCAGATAAACTGGATATTAAATATTACTTTAAAGAAAATGCCGGACAGGGCTTTGCCCGTAATTTCGGCTTCGAAAGGGCTACAGGCGATTACTTTGTGATTTTCGATTCAGATTGTTTAATCCCTGCAAATTATCTTGAAACGGTTAAAAACTATTTGTACGAGCATCATTTAGATGCCTATGGAGGTCCGGATGCGGCACACGATAGTTTCACACCTGTGCAAAAAGCAATCAGTTATGCTATGACCTCGCCTTTCACCACTGGTGGAATCCGCGGCAACAAACAACATGTTGGGCAATTTCATCCACGCAGCTTTAACATGGGCGTTTCACGTCAGGCCTGGGAGAAAGTTGGGGGCTTTATCCTTACCCGATTGGGTGAAGATATTGAGTATAGCATCCGTATTCATGAAAATGGTTTTAAAATTGGGTTGATCCCAGATGCAAAGGTTTACCATAAAAGAAGAACAAGTTTCGGGCAATTTTACAAACAACTGCATTTCTTTGGCAGGGCCAGAATTAATATTTATAAACACTTTCCAAAAGAGTTGAAACTGATTCATTTTTTTCCGGCAGTAGCAACCGTTGGTATGATAACAACATTGCTATTGAACATCTTTTATCCGCCTTTGGCGTATATTTTCGATTTTCTGGTAGTATTGTACTTTTTGTTAATATTTTTTCACTCCTGGTCAGTAAATAAATCTTTAAAAGTTGCATTTTTGAGCATTATATCTTCATTCATCCAATTAACCGCTTATGGTTTAGGATTTATACAGGATTTATTTAAACGTGTGGTATTCAAACAACAATGA